The Spirochaetota bacterium genome includes the window TGGTATACAGAAAATAAACCCCTGTCAACGGCGCCTGACATGTACTGGTTTGCCCGTGCTGATATCTCATTTTGTTTAATTAAACCTTCTGTTAAATATTTTTCTCCCGCACGCTGGCGCTTCAAATTCAGTGTAGTATATACCTGAAGCCCTTCATTATATACCACATCTTTGCCATAACGAGAAATCAAAATCTGTCGTACATAATCAGTAAAAAAAGGTGCGTTATCAATTATTCTGGAATATGCTGTTTTTGTAGGAAATTCTGTTTTGATTGCATCGACATAGTGGGGCCAGAAAGAGGTATAGACTGCTTCAGCTTTCTGTTTTGTTAAAAAGCCACAATCAACCATCCTGTTTAATATATCCCAGTTTTTGTAATAGGCATTGCGTGTATTCATGAAAGGGGAATATCTTCCCGGTGCTGAGGGTAGCGCAGCTAACACACTGCCTTCAGCTAAGCTTAAAAACCTCACTTCCTTATTAAAAAATAATTCTGCTGCAGAGGCAATACCATAACAGCCATGCCCTAAATATATCTGGTTAAAGTACATCTCTAAAATTTCATCTTTGGTGAACCGTTTTTCTATTTGCAGCGTTAATACAAGCTCCAGTGCTTTTCTGGTGAATGTTCGCTCTCCAGAAGTAAAAAGCCGTTTTGCTAGCTGCTGTGTAATGGTAGAACCACCCTGAACAATCTTTAAAGAGATAATATTTTTCACCATTGCCCGAGCCATAGCCATGGGGCTTATGCCAATATGTCCATAAAAGTCCTGGTCTTCAGTTGCTACAAATGCCTTAATAAGCGTTTTTGGAAGTTCATCAAAAGATACTAAATCTCTTTTTTCCTGGAAGAGCTCGGCAATGAGTTCACCATTAACATCATACAATTTTGTGGGAACACTTGGCTGAAACCGCTTTAAATTGTCTATACCCAGACAATTCTGCACCTGAGCTACAATATATCCAAAAAGCAGTCCTCCAATAATTGAAACTGCAATGATACCATAAAACCACGTACGCACATCATTGATATATATATTCAAAATTTTCTTTGTTTTATCCAGCCCGATTTTTATTTGTTCTTTCACACTATATGCTCCGCATCATACATAATTTCATACATATCATTCCAAAGCTGTAATTGGAATCTATTGCCACATCAAAGGGAACCCAAAGATATTGCTTTACAATGACTTTTACCCTCCTATCATTGCAAGAAACGAAGTGACGAAGCAATCCCATAGTTGCGAGCGCCGCAGGCGCGTGGCAATCTCATCTTCTGCGGCATTGAGATTGCTTCACTTCGTTCGCAATGACACATCGGCCAATCCCGTCATTGCGAGTGCCGCAGGCACGAAGCAATCTTGTCTTATACAATTGAGATTGCCACACTCCGAAAAGTGGTTGCTGAGCCTGTCGAAGTACTCAGTACAGGTACTACTCTCGCAATGACTTTGCACCCACATCATTGAGATCCCCACTGTTTGTTTTGGGACACCCTCGATTATCGCTATTGTATTTTGTAAGACTTACTTTCTACTCTCATATCATCAACAATAATTTCCCCGCATGGAGAAAAATACATGATATCTCTCTTCTTATTATCCTTCATACGTCAACTATTTTTACATAGTATGTGTTTTATAGATACGTGCTACATAGCCAATGATAAGTATTACAATTGCTATAGCTATAGCCACAGCAATACTATACGCAACAAAACTTACAATTATACCCAATAATTGTAATAATAGCGGGATAATATAGCGAAATACTATATACACTATCGCTACTATCCCTGCTATTATTACTATGTAACGATATTTTTTATCCATGATTGATGCTATCAACTATCGCTTTTATTCTTAACCACACAAACTATAACGCATTTATGGCCTTTCCTTAACGGTTACAAACAGATATATTTTGGCTTTATTACGCCATACACCAATTTTCAAGGTTTTGCCAATTGGCGTTTTGCTTACTATATCCACCAGATCTTCATACGTTTTAATGGGTTTTTCATCAACAGAAAGTATTACATCACCTGGCTGAATTCCTGCCTTTTCAGCAGGGCTGTCTTCCATGATACCACCCACCAGAGCACCCTCAATATTTTTAAGTCCTAATTCCTTTGCATACTCTTCGGTCAACGGTACAATCTGTACACCAATGTAACCGGTTTTTACTTTCTTATATTTTTTAAGCTGTTCAAGCACTGCTTTTGCTGTATTAATAGGAATAGCAAAACCAATTCCCATATACCCACCACTTTGTGAATATATCATACGGTTTATTCCTATCACTTCACCATTTATATTGACAAGCGGCCCACCTGAATTTCCGGGATTAATAGCTGCATCAGTTTGTAAATGTGACTGAGAACCTCCCATCATATCAACATCTTTGCGGCTTGTTGCGCTTATGACTCCAACCGTAAATGTTCTATCAAGACCAAAAGGGTTGCCTATAGCAATAGCCCAGTCGCCAACCTTTACCTGATCAGAATCGCCCAAAAATACAGGTTCCAGTTTTTCATCAGGATTAATTTTCAGCAATGCTAAATCAGTACGCTGGTCATACCCAATTACGGTAGCTTTATAGTCCTTATTCTTTACTTTAACCTTAACAGAGTCAACATTGGCTATAACATGATAATTGGTGCAAATATATCCATCACTGGAAAGCACAAATCCACTGCCCAAACCACTTCGTTTTTGCTTACGTGATTTCTGCTCAGGTACACCAAAAAACTGCCTGAAAAACGGATCATCAAAGAATGGATTGGGCGGTAACTCA containing:
- a CDS encoding trypsin-like peptidase domain-containing protein, producing the protein MKRRAFQIIPVLILTGVVLFVFNNFSCSNSGPSVFGNSSSSPLKGDQETARAVEIQDTFRKIYELYKDRVVFITTEQVVELPPNPFFDDPFFRQFFGVPEQKSRKQKRSGLGSGFVLSSDGYICTNYHVIANVDSVKVKVKNKDYKATVIGYDQRTDLALLKINPDEKLEPVFLGDSDQVKVGDWAIAIGNPFGLDRTFTVGVISATSRKDVDMMGGSQSHLQTDAAINPGNSGGPLVNINGEVIGINRMIYSQSGGYMGIGFAIPINTAKAVLEQLKKYKKVKTGYIGVQIVPLTEEYAKELGLKNIEGALVGGIMEDSPAEKAGIQPGDVILSVDEKPIKTYEDLVDIVSKTPIGKTLKIGVWRNKAKIYLFVTVKERP